In Paenibacillus sp. FSL R7-0345, a single window of DNA contains:
- a CDS encoding DUF2975 domain-containing protein: MERGSTLFLKVALILISIPVLALCIFLVPEIAAFTGELYPDHSYLKVLVFADLYASALPFFFALYQAFKLLSYIDRNKAFSELSVQALKKIKYCALAFSAVYVLGMPLFYLLAEKDDAPGIIVIGMVLVFAGMVIAVFAAVLQKLLKDAIELKSEIDLTV, from the coding sequence ATGGAACGTGGATCCACACTCTTTTTGAAGGTGGCGCTTATTCTCATCAGTATTCCGGTGCTGGCGCTCTGCATCTTTCTGGTACCTGAAATCGCAGCTTTCACCGGCGAGCTGTATCCGGATCATTCTTACCTGAAGGTGCTGGTATTCGCCGATTTGTATGCGTCAGCGCTGCCTTTCTTCTTTGCGCTGTATCAGGCGTTTAAGCTGTTAAGCTACATTGACCGGAACAAGGCTTTTTCGGAGCTGTCTGTACAGGCGTTAAAGAAGATTAAATATTGTGCCCTGGCCTTCAGTGCGGTGTATGTGCTGGGTATGCCACTCTTTTATCTGCTGGCGGAGAAGGATGATGCCCCGGGGATTATCGTGATCGGGATGGTGCTGGTTTTTGCCGGGATGGTGATTGCCGTCTTTGCCGCCGTGCTCCAGAAGCTGCTTAAAGACGCGATCGAACTAAAATCAGAGATTGACCTGACGGTCTGA
- a CDS encoding helix-turn-helix transcriptional regulator, with product MAIIVNIDVMLAKRKMSVTELSERVGITMANLSILKNGKAKAVRLSTLEAICKALDCQPGDILEYRSDEA from the coding sequence ATGGCGATAATCGTAAATATTGATGTGATGCTGGCTAAGCGGAAAATGAGCGTAACCGAGCTGTCGGAGCGGGTGGGCATTACGATGGCTAACCTGTCGATCCTCAAAAACGGCAAAGCCAAAGCAGTGCGGCTATCTACACTGGAGGCCATATGCAAGGCGCTTGACTGCCAGCCCGGGGATATTCTTGAATATAGAAGCGACGAGGCATAG
- the efeO gene encoding iron uptake system protein EfeO, with the protein MKFSYAVPAGLLAASILFAGCSSNDNNAGSNPGNEATESSSTATNAPASTTETSAAADAVDLTSAIEQYRNYVIEQCDEFVKQTESFTTAVKAGQLEEAKALYAPARMYYERIEPIAEALGDLDPNIDARENDVDPADWRGFHKLEQALWQNGITDGMNDTADRLLKDAQLLRAKVETTDIDATLLVTGAVGLLNEVSSSKVTGEEERYSHTDLYDFVANVEGAQKIYELLKPELAKKDPALEQTIGERFTSLLDELAPFKSGDGYVSYETLEEDEIRKLSQSLDALAEPLSNMGTILGV; encoded by the coding sequence TTGAAATTTAGTTATGCTGTTCCCGCCGGTCTGCTCGCGGCTTCCATCCTGTTCGCCGGATGCTCAAGCAATGACAACAATGCCGGCAGCAATCCGGGAAATGAGGCAACTGAGAGTAGCAGCACGGCAACTAATGCCCCCGCCTCCACTACTGAAACCTCCGCAGCGGCAGACGCTGTAGACTTAACTTCTGCCATAGAGCAGTACCGGAACTACGTAATCGAGCAATGCGACGAGTTCGTTAAGCAGACTGAAAGCTTCACTACGGCGGTCAAGGCCGGGCAGCTGGAGGAGGCCAAGGCGCTGTACGCTCCTGCCCGCATGTACTATGAACGGATCGAGCCGATTGCTGAAGCACTGGGCGACCTTGATCCGAATATTGATGCCCGGGAAAATGATGTCGACCCTGCCGACTGGCGCGGCTTCCATAAGCTTGAACAGGCGCTCTGGCAAAACGGGATCACTGACGGTATGAACGATACTGCCGACCGGCTGCTGAAGGATGCCCAGCTGCTGCGTGCCAAGGTAGAAACCACAGATATCGACGCTACCCTGCTCGTTACCGGTGCCGTCGGCCTGCTGAACGAAGTCTCCTCCTCCAAGGTTACTGGTGAAGAGGAACGTTACTCTCACACAGACCTGTATGATTTTGTAGCCAATGTTGAGGGTGCACAGAAAATCTACGAGCTGCTGAAGCCGGAGCTGGCCAAAAAAGATCCTGCCCTGGAGCAGACAATCGGCGAACGGTTCACCTCCCTGCTGGACGAGCTCGCCCCGTTCAAATCGGGTGACGGCTATGTCTCCTATGAAACCCTGGAGGAAGATGAAATCCGCAAGCTGAGCCAGAGCCTCGATGCCTTGGCTGAGCCGCTGTCCAATATGGGTACTATTCTGGGAGTGTGA
- the efeB gene encoding iron uptake transporter deferrochelatase/peroxidase subunit, whose amino-acid sequence MKKKVKFVTPSTEQEQQSEPLLEQKLSRRDILRLTGVGGLGLLLGGTGAGSLMAARKPAAPGPAAAQASGDAIPFYGSHQSGILTPAQNFICFAAFDLTTVKLADVKKLMQDWTAAAAALTSGGLIGSVNDNPNLPPSDTGEADGLSPSKCTITFGAGPALFDGRFGLASRRPATLADLPAFAGDALEPQWCGGDLCVQACADDLQVAFHAIRNLARIARGTAVLRWTQEGFQRTGSADPKGGTPRNLLGFKDGTGNPDVTDAAAMREIVWSGSGDGPAWMNGGTYMAVRRVQLRIEVWDRSTLSDQETTFGRYRQSGAPIGSKDEFDELDLEAKDRSGRPVVPANSHSALSHGDGSVKILRRSYSYSSGMNLKTGQLDAGLLFISFQKDLVKQFVSIQQRLAKSDKLNEYILHTGSAVFACFPGVREGGYIGETLLG is encoded by the coding sequence ATGAAGAAAAAAGTGAAGTTTGTAACACCTTCGACTGAACAGGAACAACAGAGTGAACCTTTATTGGAACAGAAACTAAGCCGCCGCGATATACTGCGGCTTACCGGTGTCGGCGGACTCGGGCTGCTGCTCGGCGGAACCGGCGCAGGCAGCCTCATGGCCGCCCGCAAACCGGCCGCTCCCGGACCTGCTGCTGCGCAGGCCTCCGGCGATGCCATCCCTTTTTACGGAAGCCATCAGAGCGGCATTCTGACCCCGGCACAAAATTTCATCTGCTTTGCGGCCTTTGATCTGACAACCGTCAAGCTTGCCGATGTAAAAAAGCTGATGCAGGACTGGACCGCTGCCGCTGCTGCCCTGACCTCAGGCGGACTGATCGGCAGCGTTAATGATAATCCAAATCTGCCCCCGTCGGATACGGGAGAGGCTGACGGCTTATCGCCTTCCAAATGCACCATTACCTTCGGGGCGGGGCCTGCCTTATTTGACGGACGGTTCGGACTGGCTTCCAGACGTCCGGCCACACTTGCCGATCTCCCGGCTTTTGCCGGAGATGCGCTGGAACCGCAGTGGTGCGGCGGCGATCTATGCGTTCAAGCCTGCGCCGATGATCTGCAGGTAGCCTTTCACGCCATCCGCAATCTGGCCCGCATCGCCCGGGGCACAGCGGTGCTGCGCTGGACCCAGGAGGGTTTTCAGCGGACCGGCAGCGCTGATCCCAAAGGCGGGACGCCGCGCAATCTGCTCGGCTTCAAAGATGGAACCGGCAATCCCGATGTCACTGATGCGGCTGCCATGCGGGAGATTGTATGGAGCGGCAGCGGTGACGGTCCCGCCTGGATGAACGGCGGCACTTATATGGCCGTCCGCCGTGTGCAGCTGCGCATCGAGGTATGGGACCGCTCGACGCTTAGCGACCAGGAGACGACGTTTGGCCGCTACCGGCAAAGCGGCGCTCCAATCGGGTCCAAGGATGAATTCGACGAGCTGGACCTTGAAGCCAAGGACCGCAGCGGCCGGCCGGTTGTGCCTGCCAACTCACACAGCGCACTGTCCCATGGCGACGGCTCGGTCAAAATCCTCCGCCGCTCCTATTCTTATTCCAGCGGCATGAATCTCAAGACAGGCCAGCTGGATGCCGGGCTGCTGTTCATCAGTTTCCAGAAGGATCTGGTCAAGCAGTTCGTCAGCATCCAGCAGCGCCTGGCCAAAAGTGACAAGCTGAACGAATACATTCTCCATACCGGCAGCGCTGTCTTCGCCTGCTTCCCGGGTGTCCGGGAGGGCGGGTATATCGGGGAGACATTGCTGGGCTGA
- a CDS encoding FTR1 family protein, with translation MLSALLSYLKREGGPGTQRWIWSGAASGLILSIGLAVLLSYTISQAASGSARELIEGITGLVAVAMMLTIGRWLHSKSNTAAWNQYVGRQVNGALAKGSLWSLFAVALLAVLREGAETTIFYAGMASSIAVSQLLLGIGAALAILIVIGYAIIVLSARLPLAAFFRVASLLIYYLVFRFLGESIHSLQVAGKLPAHVENGLPSVSWLGLFPTWETLLPQILILVFIVWGCCAAKTNRIHVPPANIASCPVSDDARVAGAENH, from the coding sequence GTGCTCTCTGCCCTGCTGTCCTATCTCAAAAGAGAAGGCGGCCCTGGTACGCAGCGCTGGATCTGGTCAGGCGCTGCATCGGGTCTGATCCTCAGTATTGGTCTGGCTGTTCTGCTTAGCTATACGATTTCACAGGCTGCCTCAGGGAGCGCCCGCGAGCTGATTGAGGGAATTACCGGCCTCGTTGCGGTTGCAATGATGCTCACCATCGGACGCTGGCTGCACAGCAAATCGAATACTGCAGCCTGGAATCAATACGTCGGCCGCCAGGTTAACGGCGCTTTGGCCAAAGGCAGCCTGTGGTCTTTGTTCGCCGTGGCCCTGCTGGCGGTGCTGCGTGAAGGCGCGGAGACGACGATTTTTTATGCCGGGATGGCTTCTTCTATTGCAGTCTCCCAGCTGCTGCTGGGGATCGGAGCCGCATTAGCCATACTTATTGTTATCGGCTATGCCATTATTGTGCTGAGCGCCAGACTGCCTCTGGCCGCCTTCTTCCGTGTAGCCAGTCTGCTGATCTACTACCTCGTGTTCCGGTTCCTTGGCGAGAGCATCCACTCCCTGCAGGTCGCGGGTAAACTGCCGGCACATGTGGAAAATGGACTTCCTTCCGTAAGCTGGCTTGGGCTGTTCCCGACCTGGGAAACGCTGCTGCCCCAGATCCTGATCCTGGTGTTTATCGTCTGGGGATGCTGCGCGGCAAAAACAAACAGAATACACGTACCGCCAGCTAATATTGCTTCATGCCCGGTCTCGGATGACGCAAGGGTTGCAGGAGCGGAGAATCATTAA
- a CDS encoding MurR/RpiR family transcriptional regulator, which produces MSPILHALEHEQASFSQMERKLAERILSSPGEIVHMGITELAEQCGVSPATITRFCKVLHFKGFPDFKVKLAAEIAHGDALPQDGSSSYQDIVAGNPLSVIVEAMQANHLTSIRDTTALLDLERLQSAVDLLCNARRVDLYGMATSSIVAQDFYQKLVRIGVNCTAFADSHMQITSASSLAKGDVAFAVSYSGETPETIDALSCARDSGASTISLTSYGSSTLAALADIPLFSSSLEKGMRRGDMASRIAQLHIIDILFTGMVSTRFGDFIPKLEQSYLNVQHYRHKRGGQS; this is translated from the coding sequence TTGTCTCCTATACTTCATGCCCTGGAGCATGAGCAGGCAAGCTTCTCTCAAATGGAGCGCAAGCTGGCGGAACGTATTTTGTCATCTCCCGGTGAGATCGTCCATATGGGAATTACAGAGCTGGCGGAGCAATGCGGGGTTAGCCCCGCTACAATTACACGTTTTTGCAAGGTGCTGCATTTCAAGGGTTTTCCCGATTTCAAAGTCAAGCTGGCGGCAGAGATTGCCCATGGCGATGCTTTGCCGCAGGACGGAAGCTCCTCCTATCAGGACATTGTTGCCGGGAACCCGCTGTCCGTCATTGTTGAAGCTATGCAGGCCAATCACCTGACCTCGATCAGGGATACAACGGCGCTGCTTGATCTGGAGCGGCTGCAAAGCGCGGTTGATCTGCTCTGCAATGCCCGCCGGGTCGATCTGTACGGGATGGCCACCTCGTCGATTGTCGCGCAGGATTTCTATCAGAAGCTGGTGCGTATAGGAGTGAATTGTACTGCTTTTGCCGATTCGCATATGCAGATTACTTCCGCCTCTTCCCTCGCCAAGGGCGATGTGGCGTTTGCCGTGTCCTATTCGGGGGAAACACCGGAGACGATTGATGCCCTCAGCTGTGCCAGAGACAGCGGCGCCTCCACGATTTCGCTTACTTCATACGGCAGCAGCACACTTGCAGCACTGGCTGACATTCCCCTGTTCTCTTCCTCACTGGAAAAAGGGATGCGCCGGGGGGATATGGCTTCACGGATCGCCCAGCTGCATATTATCGATATTTTGTTCACCGGCATGGTCAGCACCCGGTTCGGGGACTTCATTCCCAAGCTGGAGCAGTCTTATCTGAATGTCCAACATTACCGTCATAAACGGGGAGGTCAATCCTAA
- the nagB gene encoding glucosamine-6-phosphate deaminase, whose product MNILTFKSQEDFAETGANLIVSLLQSNPRAVLGLATGSSPVPVYARLVEMHRKGLVSFAKASSYNLDEYVGLPEGHPQSYRSFMNEHLFNHVDIDLTRTHVPNGNAPDLAAECLAYDRMLEDNGPVDLQILGIGSNGHIGFNEPDASLSSGTHVVDLLDETREANARFFDKLDDVPRQAVTMGIGGILKARQIVLLVRGEEKAEAVRNALEGPITTQCPASLLQSHPNVVVLLDEGAAKWLK is encoded by the coding sequence ATGAACATACTTACTTTTAAAAGCCAGGAAGATTTCGCGGAAACCGGTGCTAACCTGATCGTCAGCCTGCTGCAGAGCAATCCCAGAGCCGTACTCGGCCTTGCTACCGGCAGCTCTCCGGTCCCTGTCTATGCCAGACTGGTGGAAATGCACCGCAAAGGGCTGGTCAGCTTCGCCAAAGCCTCCTCCTACAATCTGGATGAATATGTCGGCTTGCCTGAAGGCCATCCCCAGAGCTACCGCAGCTTTATGAATGAGCACCTGTTTAATCATGTCGACATCGACCTTACCCGCACCCATGTGCCTAACGGGAATGCACCGGATCTCGCAGCGGAATGTCTGGCTTACGACCGGATGCTCGAGGATAACGGTCCGGTTGACCTGCAGATTCTTGGCATCGGCAGCAATGGCCATATCGGCTTTAATGAGCCGGATGCCAGCCTCAGCAGCGGCACCCATGTAGTGGATTTGCTGGACGAAACCCGGGAAGCCAATGCCCGCTTCTTTGATAAGCTGGACGATGTGCCCCGCCAGGCAGTGACTATGGGCATCGGCGGCATTCTCAAAGCACGGCAGATTGTCCTGCTGGTACGCGGGGAAGAAAAGGCGGAAGCCGTCCGTAACGCGCTGGAAGGTCCGATTACCACCCAGTGTCCCGCTTCACTTCTGCAGAGCCATCCCAATGTCGTCGTGCTGCTGGACGAAGGAGCTGCCAAATGGCTGAAATAA
- the nagA gene encoding N-acetylglucosamine-6-phosphate deacetylase has product MAEIIKEAELTGYLLYGRVLTPSGLIAEGVIAVSEEAIHYAGEAAWLPAAYAGWPVSVTERSGLLIPGFVDVHVHGGAGYDFMYSDSKALDTITGFHASQGTTTMLATTMTAAKPEIDKVLAEVHAYRGAGMPYAQVAGVHLEGPFISQKWPGAQNPEHIVPANIGWLEAWEQQYPGLIRQVTLAPEREGALEAVSWLRTHGITAALGHTNATFEEVIAAADAGLNQAVHMYNAMTPLHHRKPGTAGAVMSDDRIRAEIIADGIHVHPAAIQIVSRLKNNANLLLITDAMSATGLDDGEYTIGDLPVLVSGGVATLKEHPEALAGSTLTMIRGFRYLVQEVGLSLEQASQAASLTPAVSLGMQRSIGTLEAGKRGDILLLDDQLELQRVWIGGREILAE; this is encoded by the coding sequence ATGGCTGAAATAATTAAGGAAGCAGAACTCACCGGATACCTGCTCTACGGCAGGGTACTGACTCCGTCCGGGCTTATAGCGGAAGGTGTCATTGCCGTCTCAGAGGAGGCCATCCATTACGCAGGCGAAGCCGCCTGGCTGCCGGCCGCCTATGCCGGCTGGCCTGTAAGCGTTACTGAGCGCAGCGGTCTGCTGATTCCCGGATTTGTCGATGTGCATGTGCACGGCGGTGCCGGATATGACTTCATGTACAGCGACAGCAAGGCGCTGGACACCATTACCGGGTTCCATGCCTCGCAGGGGACGACAACGATGCTGGCCACAACGATGACCGCCGCCAAACCGGAAATCGACAAGGTACTGGCGGAGGTCCACGCTTATCGCGGGGCCGGAATGCCTTACGCCCAGGTGGCCGGCGTTCATCTGGAGGGTCCGTTCATCAGCCAGAAATGGCCCGGTGCGCAGAATCCTGAGCACATCGTCCCGGCCAATATCGGCTGGCTGGAGGCTTGGGAGCAGCAGTATCCCGGGCTGATCCGCCAGGTCACGCTTGCCCCGGAACGCGAAGGGGCGCTGGAGGCTGTCTCCTGGCTGCGCACACATGGTATAACGGCAGCATTAGGCCACACCAATGCCACCTTTGAGGAAGTTATCGCTGCTGCCGATGCCGGACTGAATCAGGCAGTGCACATGTACAACGCCATGACACCGCTCCATCACCGCAAGCCGGGCACCGCCGGAGCTGTAATGTCCGACGACCGGATCCGGGCCGAGATCATTGCCGACGGAATCCATGTTCATCCGGCGGCCATTCAGATCGTGTCCCGGCTAAAAAACAATGCCAACCTGCTGCTGATCACCGACGCCATGTCCGCAACCGGGCTGGATGACGGTGAATACACCATCGGCGATCTGCCCGTGCTGGTCAGCGGCGGTGTAGCTACGCTGAAGGAGCATCCTGAAGCGCTGGCCGGAAGCACACTGACGATGATCCGCGGCTTCCGCTATCTGGTTCAGGAGGTGGGACTCAGCCTGGAGCAAGCCTCGCAGGCTGCCAGCCTTACACCTGCAGTATCACTTGGCATGCAGCGCTCGATAGGTACACTTGAGGCCGGCAAACGCGGGGACATCCTGCTGCTGGATGACCAGCTTGAACTGCAGCGCGTCTGGATCGGCGGCCGGGAGATCTTAGCGGAGTGA
- a CDS encoding transposase, translating into MRPEDKYSQIFEHLNLAPVLHVLRKKNHRGRPQELNLPAMIYSLLISKMEGIEFVSSLVRRLKHSEEFRVQCRFTGSNPIPSKASYSRLISALEQTGMLEQLQDSLVLSAMEEGFITGTHLAVDSSIVEAWDCQFSESASKRRAARRTKKPSETPEIQQLEFENVEPEPQPANEPLKKPVYRRGRASAEEKERRRLEREAYEKTLAPFEKTIEAMLPYTYDELLNTIPRHAARFDKKNTKGRLTSYYGFKANVLVDADSQYVLSGVFSSANLNDQRMAVLLLKGLHLKFPGLKVKHVLGDKGYDSSAIYQLIHSLGAFPIIKMIHHKKPPEGMNQDYTPVCSQGHAYRYDSFDTKYETLRYTRPNHCKDCPFSASGCQKVFKIRIQTDLRKHAYPARGSESFRQLYNKRTAVERVFAYLKEYFGMKRTRHRGVRASVDFQLSTLAYNLSKFALDKLNKQLSNSQQVA; encoded by the coding sequence ATGCGCCCGGAAGATAAATATAGTCAAATCTTTGAACACTTAAACCTGGCTCCGGTCCTTCACGTACTCCGGAAAAAGAACCATCGTGGACGGCCACAGGAGCTAAACCTCCCTGCCATGATCTACTCGCTGCTCATCTCAAAAATGGAGGGCATTGAGTTTGTTTCTTCTCTGGTTAGACGCCTTAAGCACAGCGAGGAATTTCGGGTGCAGTGCCGGTTTACCGGCTCAAACCCTATTCCGAGCAAGGCTTCATACTCCCGTCTAATTTCTGCGCTTGAGCAAACGGGAATGCTTGAGCAACTGCAGGATAGCTTGGTGCTGTCTGCCATGGAAGAAGGCTTTATTACGGGCACGCACCTTGCCGTTGATTCCTCCATTGTTGAGGCTTGGGATTGCCAATTCAGTGAATCTGCGTCGAAACGCCGAGCGGCCCGCCGTACCAAAAAGCCAAGTGAAACGCCAGAAATTCAGCAACTGGAGTTCGAGAATGTCGAGCCAGAGCCTCAGCCAGCGAACGAACCGCTTAAAAAACCAGTCTACCGACGTGGGCGGGCTTCTGCGGAAGAAAAAGAGCGCCGGCGTCTAGAACGGGAAGCTTATGAAAAGACTCTAGCACCCTTTGAGAAAACGATTGAAGCGATGCTGCCTTACACCTATGACGAGCTCCTGAACACGATCCCCCGGCACGCTGCACGCTTTGACAAGAAAAATACGAAGGGCAGACTCACCAGTTATTACGGATTTAAGGCGAACGTACTGGTCGATGCGGATTCTCAGTATGTGCTAAGCGGTGTTTTTAGTTCGGCGAATCTGAATGACCAGCGGATGGCCGTCCTGCTTCTAAAGGGGCTACACCTGAAGTTTCCTGGGCTGAAGGTGAAGCATGTCTTGGGCGACAAAGGGTATGACAGTTCGGCCATTTACCAGTTGATTCATTCCTTAGGCGCTTTTCCTATTATTAAAATGATTCACCACAAAAAACCGCCCGAGGGGATGAACCAGGATTACACCCCTGTGTGCTCGCAGGGACACGCCTACCGTTACGACAGTTTCGATACCAAATACGAAACGCTGCGTTACACCAGGCCCAACCATTGCAAAGACTGTCCGTTTTCTGCATCCGGCTGCCAAAAAGTGTTTAAGATTCGAATCCAAACCGATTTGCGGAAGCACGCTTACCCAGCAAGAGGGAGCGAGAGCTTTAGGCAACTGTATAACAAACGAACGGCTGTAGAACGTGTTTTTGCCTACCTCAAAGAGTATTTTGGGATGAAGCGCACACGTCACCGCGGCGTCCGGGCAAGTGTCGATTTCCAGCTCAGCACATTGGCCTACAATTTGAGTAAGTTTGCGCTAGACAAGTTGAACAAGCAGTTGAGTAACTCCCAGCAAGTGGCCTAA
- a CDS encoding YhcN/YlaJ family sporulation lipoprotein, protein MLRSKFSASVVSTALLLGMVSLTGCGANHAADSNNVHTNSVKGNNGGRIQTNAVRGNTYDKMETSQALADRVTAMPEVSSANVLLVGKSAYVAVKLDDTNGKPRNIGTRNYRSYSYDGGNISGILPRTGGMNNGNMTGGAGGTGNTIGGAGMDGGNIAGGAGSIGNMTGGAGMGGGNIADGASMGNNGAITGGRGSVTGTPGVTGMGGSTAGVPKSLTGTGTTGGTGMTDPQAYPGNGGNGVLSGSNYTDGTRMKQDIDDSLGSGIGIRSVAPNNNYRMNTSNDVTGDMKDRIAAEVKKHNPAIKNVYVSANPDFVERADYYAKEARAGHPLKGFAREFGTMVERIFPTRSGY, encoded by the coding sequence ATGTTACGTTCAAAATTCAGCGCGTCAGTAGTTTCAACGGCTCTGCTGCTGGGAATGGTCAGTCTTACCGGCTGCGGAGCGAATCATGCCGCAGACAGTAACAATGTGCATACAAACAGTGTCAAAGGCAATAACGGCGGCCGGATTCAGACAAATGCCGTACGCGGCAATACCTATGACAAAATGGAGACGAGCCAGGCTCTTGCCGATCGCGTAACGGCAATGCCGGAGGTAAGCTCGGCCAATGTCCTGCTGGTTGGAAAAAGCGCCTATGTTGCCGTGAAGCTTGATGACACTAACGGCAAGCCGCGTAATATCGGTACCCGCAATTATCGTTCTTACAGCTACGACGGCGGCAATATTTCCGGTATCCTGCCGCGCACCGGCGGGATGAATAATGGAAATATGACAGGCGGAGCTGGCGGCACAGGGAATACAATAGGCGGAGCGGGCATGGACGGCGGGAACATAGCCGGTGGCGCAGGAAGTATAGGGAACATGACGGGCGGAGCAGGTATGGGCGGCGGGAACATAGCCGACGGAGCAAGTATGGGTAATAACGGTGCAATAACCGGCGGACGGGGGAGTGTAACCGGCACACCGGGCGTTACAGGTATGGGCGGCTCCACGGCCGGAGTGCCAAAAAGCCTGACCGGGACAGGAACAACCGGAGGAACGGGCATGACTGACCCGCAAGCTTACCCCGGGAATGGCGGAAACGGGGTCCTGTCGGGCAGTAATTATACAGATGGAACCCGGATGAAGCAGGATATTGACGATAGCCTGGGCAGCGGGATCGGCATCCGCAGTGTCGCTCCAAATAACAATTACCGGATGAACACCAGCAATGATGTAACCGGCGACATGAAGGACCGGATCGCCGCCGAGGTCAAAAAGCATAATCCGGCGATCAAAAACGTCTACGTCTCAGCCAATCCCGACTTTGTGGAACGGGCAGACTATTATGCCAAGGAGGCCCGTGCAGGCCATCCGCTGAAGGGCTTTGCCAGAGAATTCGGCACAATGGTTGAGCGGATTTTCCCTACGCGCAGCGGGTATTAA
- a CDS encoding glycosyltransferase family 4 protein — protein MKVLFTFYVPSGGVETLNKLRCESLQREGIECHVLYLMPGSAQQIQNKFPVFITSGDEEILTLLERERYDAIIVTSDYLLLERLRRLGFGGILIYESQGLGKREDAKDMIIDAVPYLRSYCNSVLIPPTDHLVELFISICPWLHRYIIPNIVDLQSFCFIPGEIPHDPVIAWVGRLENNKNWREYLQIAKEIRNSKPNLHLWMFHDPQLASEEQKQLFNEELHRLGLNDRLVVFTNIPNHVMPIYYSSIAVSGGFLLSTSVTEGFGYAVAEAVCCTCPVLSTDSDGVRSFIVHNYSGKFYPLGNVGSAVQEGLELMNNLELRDSIRIHGRAHMEARFGSERYAQSFREMLNSFSIF, from the coding sequence ATGAAGGTATTATTTACATTTTATGTACCCAGCGGCGGGGTGGAGACTCTAAACAAGCTGCGGTGCGAAAGTCTGCAGCGTGAAGGCATTGAATGCCATGTTCTATATCTCATGCCGGGTTCCGCGCAGCAGATCCAGAACAAATTTCCGGTATTCATTACTTCCGGTGATGAGGAAATCCTCACACTGCTCGAAAGAGAGCGATACGATGCGATCATTGTAACCTCTGATTATCTGCTGCTGGAACGCCTGCGCCGGCTCGGTTTCGGCGGTATTTTGATCTATGAGTCCCAAGGGCTTGGCAAACGCGAAGATGCGAAGGATATGATTATAGACGCCGTACCCTATTTGCGTTCTTATTGCAATTCCGTGCTGATTCCGCCCACCGATCATCTGGTGGAATTATTTATTTCCATCTGCCCCTGGCTGCACCGCTATATCATTCCCAACATCGTAGATCTCCAGTCTTTCTGCTTTATTCCCGGCGAGATCCCGCATGATCCTGTCATCGCGTGGGTGGGAAGACTTGAGAACAACAAGAACTGGCGCGAGTATCTCCAGATTGCCAAGGAAATCCGCAACAGCAAGCCGAATCTGCATCTCTGGATGTTCCATGATCCGCAGCTGGCCAGCGAGGAGCAGAAACAGCTTTTTAATGAAGAATTGCACAGGCTGGGGTTAAACGACAGGCTGGTGGTCTTCACAAATATCCCGAATCACGTTATGCCAATATACTACTCTTCCATAGCTGTTTCCGGAGGGTTTCTGCTGTCCACTTCGGTAACAGAAGGATTCGGATATGCCGTAGCGGAAGCAGTCTGTTGCACCTGTCCCGTACTTAGCACCGATTCTGACGGTGTCCGCTCTTTTATCGTCCATAATTACTCCGGGAAGTTCTACCCGCTGGGTAATGTCGGATCGGCTGTACAGGAAGGCCTGGAGCTGATGAACAACCTGGAGCTGCGGGACAGCATCCGTATCCATGGCAGAGCCCATATGGAAGCCCGTTTCGGCTCGGAGCGGTATGCGCAGTCTTTCCGTGAGATGCTGAACTCCTTTTCCATTTTTTAG